The DNA window GGCTCCGCCTCGGCGGCCGGCGGAGGCGTCGCCTCCGGTCCGCCTACCGCCCCGTCCTCCGGCACCGGCGCCGCGCCCTCGGCGGCGGCACCGCCCTCGCCGTCGTCGGCCTTCGGCGCCTCGGCGAGGACGAAGCCGTTGACCTCGACGGTCGCCGACAGGGTCCGCGGGCCCTTCGCGCCGGCGATGGCGCCCCGACGCGTCACCTCGACGAACGGGATGACGAGCTGCTGGCCGAACTCGAGGCCCGAGAGCAGCTCGGCGAACGGCTTCAGCTCGCCCGAAAGCGTGAGCCGCACGGAGACCTTGCGGTAGGGATCGATCGTCTCCTCACGCATCACCTGGGTGCTCTGCACGGTGACGCCCTTCTCCGAGGCGATGGCGTTGGCGCGCTCCTGCAGCGCCGCCGCGCCGAGCGTGCCGCTCGTGCCGGGCAGAAGCCGCGTGCGGGCCTGGGTGAGGCGCTTCTTCAGGGCCTCGCGCTCGGCGCGCAGCGAGTCGAGCGCCGCGATGAGCCGCGCGGAGCGCTGGAGCTGCTGCTGCCCCTCGGCGATCTCGTCGGCGACGTTCTGCCGGAAGTCCCGCACCGGAACGACGACCATGACGTAGATCAGCGACAGCACCGTCGCGGCGATCACACCGAGGATGATGCGCTGGTCGCGCGGCGAGTGTCCCGCGTACCAGGTGCGGGCGTTGCCCCAGAGGGCCTGGAGGCGCTCCTTCACGACTCCTCCTCCGCGACGGCGCCCTTGCTCTTGCCCCGCTCGCCGCCGCCCCGCGCGACCTCGGCCACGATCGAGAAGCGCTCCTTGTCGCCCGCCTTCGTCGTCGGCGAGCTGAACGTGACGTTGCGGAAGCGCCTCGACTTCTCGAGGGCGGTGATGAGATCGGAGGCGCTGCGCGCCTGGCCGTCGATGGTGATGCGGCCGGCGCGGTAGTTGAACATGGTGAGATAGGCGTCCGGCGGAATCAGATCCGTGAGCTCCCGCAGCAGCTGAGTGACGTGCGTGTCCTGCCCCGCATTCAGCGTGTCGACCTCCTTCTGGATGCGCTCGATCTCGTTCTGGAGCGACTTCACCTCCCGCACCTGCGGCTCGGCCGCCTCGAGCTGCGCCTGCACCTGCCGGCGCAGCGAGACGTCCTTCACGAGCGCGCTGGCGCCCCAGACCACGAGCAGGACCGCGGTGAGCGCGACCAGCACCACGGTCACGAGCGAGAGCCCCTCGTCGTACCCCTTGCGCCCCTCGGCGGGCAGCAGGTTCACGGGCACGGTGCCCTCGCGCACGGCGTCGAGCGCGGCGCCGAGCGCCGGCAGCACCGCGGGCTCGCGCAGCTCGAAGAACGGCTCGGGCGCCTCGAGGCGGCCGCGCGCCATCGGCAGCAGATCGGCCTCGCCGGGCAGCACCGCCGCCGGCCCCGCACCGTTTGCGAGGGCCCAGGCGTAGAGCGGCACCTCCTCGGGGTCGAGCTGCTCCTCGGCCAGCTGCCGGGACAGCGAGCGCGCGAGGGCGGACGTCTCGCCGGCGCGGCCCTCCGGCACGAGCTGGCTGGCGACGAGACGCCCGTGCTTCATCAGCGCGACCTCGGTGGCGCCCGGCGCCGTCACCAGGATGCCGATCGAGGCGTCGGTCTCGCCGCGACAGAAGGCGAGGAAGTCGGCGATGGCCGTGGACGCCAGCACGATCCCGCGCGGTCGCACCTGCGCCTCTTCGAGTGCGTCGAGGTAGCCCTGCACCACCTGCTTCGGGATGCACATGAGCAGCACCTCGAGCCGCTCGTCACCGTGATCGCGCGACGAGTAGTCGTAGTAGACCTCGTCGCGGGGCAGCGGGATCAGGTTCTCCAGCTCGTACTCGATCACCTGGGCCAGGTTCTCGCGCGCCGCCGCGGGCAAGAGGACGCGGTTGAAGGCCGCCTCGGCGCGCGGCACGCAGACGTACGTCCGCCGGGGGTCCACCTTCTGCTCGCGCGTATAGGCGAGCACCGCCTGGACGAGCGCCTGACGCCGCTCGTCCGGCTTGTCGACGCCCGGCAGCGGCTGCACGGCGCTGCTGCGCAGCGACACCTGGAAGAGGCGCTTGGTGACGTGGACGAGCGCGAGCTCGTGGGGCCCGACGTAGATGCCGAGCCCGTCGACGAAGTCTGCGCGCCGCAGGCGCTGCGACAGCTCGCCGAGGGTCACTGCACCCCCGGATCGCCGAACTCGGCGGACGGCAGCGCCCCCTGCCAGGGCGCGCGGTCGAACCAGCGATGGTACTTGAGGTCCTCGGCCTCCTCCGGCGTCGGCAGCTGGACGAGGGCGGCGATGCGAGCCTGATTGCGCGGCTGGCTGATGTCGGCGCGGGCCTCGAGGAACACGCGGCGGGCGTCGCTGGTGTCGATCATATCGGCGAGGTTCGGGTCGACGGCGAGCGCCAGCACCTTCAGGCGCTCCGCGAAGCCGGTGAAGTCGTCGGCGCGCTGCGCGACGAGCTCCTGGGCGGCGGCGGGATCCAGCCCGAGGAGCGCCTGGAGCACCGGCGCGGTGAGGGACTTCGCGTGCAGGCGCTGCCCCTCGTCATGGCTCTCGCCGCCGAAGACGTCCGACGCCGAGAAGACGTCGCGCAGCCCCGGCGAGCCGTCGACGCCGTAGAACAGCTCCGGCGTGACGCCGCGAACCATCAGCAGCTCGTCCATCGACTCGAGCCAGCCGTCCTTCGGCTCGTAGCCCATGTTGGCCAGGTACCAGCCGCGCTCGGCGCCCTGGCCGCGCTGCTCCGAGTCGGTGTCGCGCCAGTCGAGGATCGAGTCGACGACGACGTCGATCGACGCCTGCTCGCGACGGCCGACGCCGCGCGTGAGGTCGCCGCCGAGGGCGAGGTTCATGATCACCTTCCGCAGCATCCAGTCGGGCGCCTTGTTGATCGAGATGCGTCCCTCCTCGTCGCTCAGCTTCACCTCGAAGCGGCCGCCGAAGATGGTCCCCTGGTGCCACTCGCCGTCCGCCGGCGTCACCCGTGCGGGCAGCGCGGTGGTGCCGTCCTCGTCGTCGTCGATGTCGGCGGGCTGTCGGGCGTTCAGCATGTGGTAGTAGATGGCCTGCTGCATCCCCGCGATCGCGAGGTAGTAGCCGCGCGTCTCCTCGGACAGGTTGAGCGATGCCATGGCGTCGTCGCGCATGTAGCGGGAGAAGTCGAGCGCCAGCACGCCGAGGATCATGAAGACCCACAGCACGAGGAGCAGCGCGACGCCGCGCTGACGGTCGCGGGGGCGCGTCACTCTTCGCCCCCGTCGTCGTCATCGTCGCCGATGTTCCCGCCCTCGCCGCCTTCGCCGCCCTCACCCTCGCCGTTCCCCCCGGATCCCGCGCCGCTGGCGACGCCCTCGCCGGTGAACCGGTCCGGGTAGAAGAATGAGTCGCAGGGTCCGTCGCCGAACTCGCTCGAGTAGCTGGCCATCATGACCGGGATCTCGTGGCCCCACGGATCCCCGCCCATGCCCGGCAGTCCCTCGACCAGGATGCGCACCGCGAACGGCACGAGACCCTGCTCCTCGTCGCCGTTCACCGCGTCCCAGCTGCTCAAGGGGACGGCCTTGGCGTCCTCCTCCGGATCTCCTTCGTAGAGGTAGTAGCCGAAGCGCAGGTCGGTGAAGCCCTCGAGCAGCACGACTGCACGCGGCGGCGAGGACGCGATGCGCTCGACGCCGCCGCCGAGGCTGTCGGGCGAGAAGAACGCACTCTCCGACATCATGAGCCGGTTGGGCTCGCCCGGCTCGACCCAGATGTCGACCTTCTTGAGCCCGCCGCCGCCGTCGAGCCCCGCGGCGGTGACGAACGACATCGAGGTCTGGTTGCCGCGGAAATACGGCAGGAACTCGTCGTCCTCGGTGCGCAGGCAGTAGCCGGCCGACTTGATCTGCCGGATCAGGATGTCGCTCGCCGCCCGCAGCCGCTGCGCCGTCACCACGGCGACCTCGCCGCGCTCGAGCGCACGGATGCCGAGGTGGAACGCGCCGTAGCAGATGGCGGTCACCATGACGAGGCACACCATCGCGAGGAGGACCTCGAGAAGCGTGAACGCCGCGACGCCCCGGCGGGTCCTGCGCCTACGAGAAGACATCCTCGGGTACGAGCCGCAGGCTCTCGAGCACGTAGGACTTCGGCGACGTGCCGTCCTGCCAGGCGACGGAGACGCGCAGGACCATGGGCTTGAAGTTGACGTCGCTCTCGAGGTCGTCGCTGGTGAATCCCTCGTCGGCGCCGGCCTCGGCGACGCAGAGCTCGAGCTGGAAGCCCTCGGCGGTCGGGCCGACGTGCTCGCAGGAGCCGCTGCGCGGCAGCGCGGCGCCGGGGCGGCGCAGCAGCGAATCCATCGCCGCCCGCGCCGCGAGCACGACCCTCGTCTGGCGCGAGGCGCGGTCCTGGACGCGCAGCGCGCCGCTGAAGATCTGCATCACCGAGACCAGGCCGACGCCCAGGACGGCGAGCGCGATGGCGACCTCGAGCAGCGTGAATCCGCGCCGACCCCTTGCGGTCACGACGCGGCGTCCCCGACCTCGACGCGGCCGATCAGCGGATCGAGGAGGATGCGCAGGCGATCGCGCGACCGGTCCTTCCGGCTCGCGATGACGACGTCGGCGCCGCTGGTGGCACCGTTGGGATAGCAGAGGATCTGGACCGCCCCGTTGCCGAGGATGGTGCCGCCGAGGGCCTTCTCGATGACGGCGCGGTCGGTCAGCTGCGCCCACTTCCCCCAGTCGGTGGTGGCGATCATGTTGCGCTCGATGTCGATCACGAGCTCCTGCGGCTCGGCCTTCGACATCGCCTCGTTGCGGCAGTGATGCATGCTCGACGCGATCTGGCGGGCGGCGCGACGGACCTCGCGCGAGTCGAACCCCGCCTCGATCATGGGGACGGCCAACCCCACCCCGAGCCCGATGATCACCATGACCACCAGGATCTCGATGACGGTGAAGCCGCCCCGGCGTCCGCGCTGCTTCACCCCGAGCTTCCCCAACTGGTGATGTCGCGGGCCTCGCCGCTGCCGCCGGGCGAGCCGTCGGCCCCGAGCGACCAGAGGTCGTACGGGCGGCCGCCCTCGCCGGGGCTGCGATACTGGTAGGGCCGGCCCCACGGATCCATCGGCACCTCGCCCTTGTTCAGGTACGGGCCGTCCCAGCGGTCGATCCCCATGGGCCGGACCACGAGGACCTGGAGGCCCTCCTGGGTCGTCGGATAGCGGCCGACGTCGAGACGGTAGGTGTCGAGGACGGTGCCGAGACGCTCGATCTGGATGGCCGCCGACTGCACCTTCGCCTTCTCGGAGCGGCCGATCAGGTTGGGACCGAC is part of the bacterium genome and encodes:
- a CDS encoding type II secretion system protein M, yielding MKERLQALWGNARTWYAGHSPRDQRIILGVIAATVLSLIYVMVVVPVRDFRQNVADEIAEGQQQLQRSARLIAALDSLRAEREALKKRLTQARTRLLPGTSGTLGAAALQERANAIASEKGVTVQSTQVMREETIDPYRKVSVRLTLSGELKPFAELLSGLEFGQQLVIPFVEVTRRGAIAGAKGPRTLSATVEVNGFVLAEAPKADDGEGGAAAEGAAPVPEDGAVGGPEATPPPAAEAEPS
- a CDS encoding PilN domain-containing protein, which codes for MTLGELSQRLRRADFVDGLGIYVGPHELALVHVTKRLFQVSLRSSAVQPLPGVDKPDERRQALVQAVLAYTREQKVDPRRTYVCVPRAEAAFNRVLLPAAARENLAQVIEYELENLIPLPRDEVYYDYSSRDHGDERLEVLLMCIPKQVVQGYLDALEEAQVRPRGIVLASTAIADFLAFCRGETDASIGILVTAPGATEVALMKHGRLVASQLVPEGRAGETSALARSLSRQLAEEQLDPEEVPLYAWALANGAGPAAVLPGEADLLPMARGRLEAPEPFFELREPAVLPALGAALDAVREGTVPVNLLPAEGRKGYDEGLSLVTVVLVALTAVLLVVWGASALVKDVSLRRQVQAQLEAAEPQVREVKSLQNEIERIQKEVDTLNAGQDTHVTQLLRELTDLIPPDAYLTMFNYRAGRITIDGQARSASDLITALEKSRRFRNVTFSSPTTKAGDKERFSIVAEVARGGGERGKSKGAVAEEES
- a CDS encoding general secretion pathway protein GspK, whose protein sequence is MTRPRDRQRGVALLLVLWVFMILGVLALDFSRYMRDDAMASLNLSEETRGYYLAIAGMQQAIYYHMLNARQPADIDDDEDGTTALPARVTPADGEWHQGTIFGGRFEVKLSDEEGRISINKAPDWMLRKVIMNLALGGDLTRGVGRREQASIDVVVDSILDWRDTDSEQRGQGAERGWYLANMGYEPKDGWLESMDELLMVRGVTPELFYGVDGSPGLRDVFSASDVFGGESHDEGQRLHAKSLTAPVLQALLGLDPAAAQELVAQRADDFTGFAERLKVLALAVDPNLADMIDTSDARRVFLEARADISQPRNQARIAALVQLPTPEEAEDLKYHRWFDRAPWQGALPSAEFGDPGVQ
- a CDS encoding prepilin-type N-terminal cleavage/methylation domain-containing protein encodes the protein MTARGRRGFTLLEVAIALAVLGVGLVSVMQIFSGALRVQDRASRQTRVVLAARAAMDSLLRRPGAALPRSGSCEHVGPTAEGFQLELCVAEAGADEGFTSDDLESDVNFKPMVLRVSVAWQDGTSPKSYVLESLRLVPEDVFS
- a CDS encoding prepilin-type N-terminal cleavage/methylation domain-containing protein; the encoded protein is MGKLGVKQRGRRGGFTVIEILVVMVIIGLGVGLAVPMIEAGFDSREVRRAARQIASSMHHCRNEAMSKAEPQELVIDIERNMIATTDWGKWAQLTDRAVIEKALGGTILGNGAVQILCYPNGATSGADVVIASRKDRSRDRLRILLDPLIGRVEVGDAAS
- the gspG gene encoding type II secretion system major pseudopilin GspG, giving the protein MRRYRARARQGGFSLIEIMVVMVIIGLLMALVGPNLIGRSEKAKVQSAAIQIERLGTVLDTYRLDVGRYPTTQEGLQVLVVRPMGIDRWDGPYLNKGEVPMDPWGRPYQYRSPGEGGRPYDLWSLGADGSPGGSGEARDITSWGSSG